From the genome of Candidatus Omnitrophota bacterium:
AGTCTTTGCAGAATGCCTAGTTCAGTAAATCCTGCTCGCAGAATCGCCGCCTTGGATGAGGCATTGTCCCGGTGGCAGGATACCAGTATTTCCTTTGCTCCTTCGCGCTTCATCGTTTTGAGAATAAATGCCATCAGCCCGGCATTGATGTACCGTCCCCGGAACTCCGGCACCGTAAAATTCCCATAGAGCATCCGCCCAACTTTGTGGTCCGGATTCAGCAGGCTCATACTCACTACTTGCGCCTGATAACAAGCCACAAAGAGCCTGGACGTGGAAACGAA
Proteins encoded in this window:
- a CDS encoding GNAT family N-acetyltransferase, whose protein sequence is MPQVLAINTDARMFSFTFAKPPPTIPLDPEIVMQEIKLQSELDMFKVPEQIAEYVQRRFVSTSRLFVACYQAQVVSMSLLNPDHKVGRMLYGNFTVPEFRGRYINAGLMAFILKTMKREGAKEILVSCHRDNASSKAAILRAGFTELGILQRLERRIRRWVRSPQE